In Nocardioides sp. zg-1228, a single window of DNA contains:
- a CDS encoding class I SAM-dependent methyltransferase, protein MSLRVWDERVVPRLTDLSLRGHEVGELRTLACAGLTGRVLEVGFGSGLNVRWYPPAVTSVTAIEPSDLGWELSEPRRARGDVPIERAGLDGQRLDLPDGSHDSALVTFSLCTIPDPVAALREARRVVGPGGRLHALEHGAAPEESVRRWQRRLEPVQRAVAGGCHLTRDVVALAADAGWRVDQVEQSYLPGPGLSRPWTYVYRLGAG, encoded by the coding sequence ATGAGCCTACGGGTGTGGGACGAGCGGGTGGTGCCGCGACTGACCGACCTGAGCCTGCGCGGCCACGAGGTGGGCGAGCTGCGCACGCTCGCCTGCGCGGGCCTCACCGGGCGGGTGCTCGAGGTCGGCTTCGGCAGCGGGCTCAACGTCCGCTGGTATCCCCCGGCGGTCACCTCGGTGACCGCGATCGAGCCCTCCGACCTGGGCTGGGAGCTCTCCGAGCCGCGACGGGCGCGCGGCGACGTGCCGATCGAGCGGGCCGGGCTCGACGGCCAGCGCCTCGACCTGCCGGACGGATCGCACGACAGCGCCCTGGTGACGTTCAGCCTGTGCACGATCCCCGACCCGGTCGCGGCGCTGCGCGAGGCGAGGCGGGTGGTCGGCCCGGGCGGACGGCTGCACGCGCTGGAGCACGGTGCGGCTCCCGAGGAGTCCGTACGCCGCTGGCAGCGGCGCCTCGAGCCCGTGCAGCGCGCCGTCGCCGGCGGCTGCCACCTCACCCGGGACGTCGTCGCGCTCGCGGCGGACGCCGGCTGGCGGGTGGACCAGGTCGAGCAGTCCTACCTCCCGGGTCCGGGATTGTCCCGGCCCTGGACGTACGTCTACCGGCTCGGGGCCGGCTGA